DNA from Geobacter sulfurreducens PCA:
TCCCCTGTATTGTAATGATTGGATTTTTTCCCGAGGAGTCCCGGCATGAATACCTTTCTGACGATGCTGCTTGCCTTGGTGCTGACAGTCGGTGCGGTCCCGGCCTCTGGGGCGGGAACAGCCACCAAGCTGCAGATTGCCCCCCGCGATAAATGTCCGGTCTGCGGCATGTTCGTGGCCAAGTTTCCTTCATTTGCAGCCCGGATCACCTATCGCGACGGTTCCTACGCCGTGTTCGACGGTGCCAAGGACATGTTCACCTATTACCTCAATCTGAAAAAATATGCCCCCGGCAAGTCCGCCGGACAGATCGCCTCAATCCTGGTGACCGATTATTACGGGCTCAGCCCCATTGACGGCATGAGCGCCCATTACGTGATCGGTAGCGACGTGCTCGGGCCCATGGGGCACGAACTGATTCCATTCGCCCGCCCGGCCGATGCTGAGGAGTTCAAGAAGGATCACCGGGGGACGCGGATCGTCCGGTTCCGGGATGTGAACGCCGCCCTCATCGCAGGCCTGGACTGACCGCCGTGACGGTGCGCAAGTCCACGGTCTTCATCGCCTTTGTCGCGGCGGAGCTGCTGGTGCTGATTGCCATTGTCGTCCACGCCTTTATCGTCGGCGGCAGGGAATCCCGTCTCGCCGAGCAGCGTGCCATGGTGAAGCGCCTCTCCCTCACTGACCTGGCGCTGTTCACTGATGCACGTTATACCCGGCATCCGTCCATGGCAGACCTCCACAGTCCGTTCCAGGATTACCCGCTTTCGTTCGAACATTTTCCCTCCGGCTCCCTCATGGCGCCGCCTCCCCACGTGAGGACCTATGGCCGGCATTGAAAAATACCGGAGCATCATCGATTTCACCCTGTCTTCATTGCTGCGGCGCAAGGGCAAGAACAG
Protein-coding regions in this window:
- a CDS encoding nitrous oxide reductase accessory protein NosL, whose translation is MNTFLTMLLALVLTVGAVPASGAGTATKLQIAPRDKCPVCGMFVAKFPSFAARITYRDGSYAVFDGAKDMFTYYLNLKKYAPGKSAGQIASILVTDYYGLSPIDGMSAHYVIGSDVLGPMGHELIPFARPADAEEFKKDHRGTRIVRFRDVNAALIAGLD